In a genomic window of Clavelina lepadiformis chromosome 7, kaClaLepa1.1, whole genome shotgun sequence:
- the LOC143466041 gene encoding scavenger receptor cysteine-rich domain-containing protein DMBT1-like isoform X1, with product MTHYLLIAAIVAIYAGEVHSQCNGSPELITVSRNVQTLSSPNYPSNYGNNLNCIWILQAPSGGQVEALILPAITEECCDYTLIRDGPSAASSIVVNWRGNASRSLNVISTFGALYIQFFSDETVTAKGFRIQYRQASRHLKCGDDTLVARSEPQYIASPLFGLFNYFSNSYCVWILRAPTNMQVQLTLIFWEIESCCDNLLVLDGTTDKSPLLTYRRGRSLAPVNYTSSSGVLYVRFRSDSSYNFRGFNASFISVPSVPTTIPVTEFEECGENLQVPPTGHGFVVSPGYNQQHPSNLMCVWLLTTSSENRIRVWFGYISTETCCDWIKVRDGANANSPKIGVISGSPQFFPSYVSSGSILRIEFDSDEVANGKGFNFYYENYKPGNDAQTSTCGAKLTADVNRLQYFSTPNWPGTYDNDTLCIWVITAGFGQTVRLIILGAITEVFSDEIKVYEGDQPIEENRYATLTGKHAERYSFTSSGNQLTVVFDTDENHRNRLQAGGFRASYQAVFDKTSGLLGSLLSR from the exons ATGACTCATTACCTACTGATTGCTGCTATTGTAGCTATTTACGCTG GTGAAGTGCACTCTCAATGCAATGGGAGTCCGGAATTGATAACTGTTTCAAGAAATGTCCAAACCCTCTCCAGTCCCAACTACCCAAGCAATTACGGCAACAACTTGAATTGCATTTGGATTTTGCAAGCACCTTCTGGTGGACAAGTAGAAGCTTTAATTTTGCCTGCCATAACCGAGGAGTGTTGTGACTACACCTTA ATTAGAGACGGTCCTAGTGCTGCATCTTCCATCGTGGTGAATTGGAGAGGAAACGCATCCAGATCTTTGAATGTGATTTCCACATTTGGGGCCCTTTACATTCAATTCTTTAGTGATGAAACTGTCACAGCCAAAGGATTTCGAATTCAGTATCGCCAAG CTTCACGTCACCTAAAATGTGGCGACGATACTTTAGTTGCGCGATCAGAACCACAATACATCGCCTCGCCACTTTTTGGACTTTTCAACTATTTCAGTAACTCTTACTGCGTGTGGATTTTAAGAGCTCCCACAAATATGCAAGTTCAGCTGACACTGATCTTTTGGGAAATAGAAAGTTGTTGCGACAACTTGCTT GTTCTTGACGGAACGACCGATAAATCTCCGTTGTTGACTTACCGAAGAGGAAGAAGTCTTGCTCCAGTTAATTACACTTCTAGTAGTGGAGTGCTTTATGTCCGTTTTCGATCAGACAGTTCCTACAACTTCCGTGGATTTAACGCTTCTTTCATAAGCG TTCCCAGCGTACCCACTACTATTCCTGTGACTGAATTTGAAG AATGTGGCGAGAACTTGCAAGTGCCACCTACCGGGCACGGGTTCGTTGTCAGTCCAGGATACAATCAGCAACACCCCAGTAACTTAATGTGCGTCTGGTTGCTAACCACGTCGTCAGAGAATCGTATTCGGGTCTGGTTTGGCTACATATCCACTGAAACGTGCTGTGACTGGATTAAG GTACGAGATGGCGCTAACGCAAATTCCCCCAAAATTGGCGTCATCAGTGGCAGCCCTCAATTTTTTCCCAGCTATGTTTCCTCCGGGAGTATACTAAGAATTGAATTTGATTCGGACGAAGTGGCCAACGGAAAAggatttaacttttattacgAAAACTACAAACCTGGAA ACGACGCGCAAACATCTACATGCGGCGCCAAATTGACAGCTGACGTCAACCGCTTACAATACTTTTCCACACCCAACTGGCCAGGTACTTACGACAACGATACGCTTTGTATTTGGGTTATCACTGCAGGTTTCGGCCAAACCGTCCGACTTATCATTCTGGGAGCAATCACGGAGGTTTTCTCCGATGAGATCAAG GTTTACGAAGGTGATCAACCAATTGAAGAGAACCGGTATGCAACTCTCACTGGAAAACATGCCGAGCGGTATAGCTTCACAAGCTCGGGAAACCAGTTGACTGTCGTGTTTGATACTGACGAAAACCACCGCAATAGACTCCAAGCTGGAGGCTTCAGAGCATCCTACCAAGCCGTTTTCGACAAGACGTCTGGTCTTCTCGGATCACTCTTGTCCagataa
- the LOC143466039 gene encoding scavenger receptor cysteine-rich domain-containing protein DMBT1-like, giving the protein MCEHSAKRSIMKFLVLLLTVLVVTGVACGQCQTTFTAFAARQIFSSPDYPSNYPNDLNCTYIIEAANDGDQVEIAFIEILTERCCDYIIVRDGRNSNSPIIGNFRGNITRDLTYISSFGALYIEFESDESITFTGFQVEYRAHPGDSGCGDTIIINEVEETSPTLASPNYPSDYPDDVFCIWTLKAPVGMRVVIQITSYIFESCCDSLLIRNGDNESSPVLAYLRGRSFRSRTYSSTGQVMQVRFRSNAQVSNTGFIAFYRNESVINVLTLEPPFIDQDCGGDLTTPTNGHGNFTSPNYPGAHANDVMCTWIITAPHRRKVRIWFSYVYTETCCDWIIIRDGPSQRSAKLGVISGYPFNFHSFVSTGPVLRVEFESDYSLNGRGFVALYETYSVGGDTLTSTCGGKLEANATLQYFSSPNFPEPYNQSDGCIWVIEAGFGLRVRLHVLGIITQGLAGILHIFDGESTDSPALLRLTGKHYQDFVRSSTGPFMTVYFQVAVNSTAHHGGFRASYQSVLARSEPENKVGTGLLQREQKDPR; this is encoded by the exons ATGTg TGAGCATTCAGCGAAAAGAAGCATCATGAAGTttcttgttttgcttttgactgTTCTTGTTGTGACAg GCGTTGCATGCGGTCAGTGCCAAACAACATTCACGGCTTTTGCTGCAAGACAGATTTTTTCAAGCCCAGACTACCCTAGTAATTATCCCAATGATCTCAATTGCACTTACATCATTGAAGCAGCCAATGATGGAGATCAAGTTGAAATtgctttcattgaaatattgaCTGAGAGATGTTGCGATTACATCATT GTAAGAGACGGAAGAAATAGCAATTCTCCAATTATCGGAAATTTCAGGGGAAACATCACACGAGACCTCACCTACATTTCGTCATTTGGAGCGCTCTACATCGAGTTTGAAAGCGATGAATCGATTACTTTTACTGGTTTCCAAGTAGAGTATAGAGCTC ATCCCGGTGACAGTGGATGTGGAGATACAATAATTATAAATGAAGTAGAAGAGACTTCTCCTACCCTTGCCTCGCCAAATTACCCTAGTGATTACCCCGATGATGTGTTCTGCATTTGGACATTAAAGGCACCAGTTGGCATGAGGGTTGTTATTCAGATTACCAGCTACATTTTCGAAAGTTGCTGCGACAGTTTGCTG ATACGAAATGGAGATAACGAAAGTTCTCCAGTATTAGCCTATTTGCGAGGTCGGTCATTCAGAAGCAGAACGTATTCTTCCACTGGCCAGGTAATGCAAGTACGTTTTCGGTCAAACGCCCAAGTTAGCAATACTGGCTTCATAGCATTTTACCGCAACG AATCCGTAATTAATGTTTTGACCCTGGAGCCGCCTTTTATTGACCAAG attGTGGTGGAGACTTAACCACGCCCACTAACGGTCATGGAAATTTTACATCACCAAATTATCCTGGCGCACACGCCAATGATGTCATGTGCACCTGGATAATTACTGCTCCACATAGGCGGAAAGTTCGTATTTGGTTTAGTTACGTATACACGGAAACCTGCTGTGATTGGATCATT atTCGCGATGGTCCAAGCCAGAGATCGGCCAAGCTTGGTGTTATCAGTGGTTATCCATTTAACTTCCACAGTTTTGTTTCAACTGGTCCAGTTCTGAGAGTTGAGTTTGAGAGTGATTACAGTTTAAACGGTCGCGGATTTGTTGCTCTCTATGAAACCTACAGTGTGGGAG GAGATACGCTTACTTCGACGTGTGGAGGAAAACTTGAGGCAAATGCTACTTTGCAGTATTTCAGCAGTCCTAACTTTCCCGAGCCATACAATCAGTCTGATGGATGCATATGGGTTATCGAAGCTGGATTTGGTTTGAGGGTTCGCCTACATGTTCTGGGTATTATTACGCAAGGTTTAGCCGGTATTCTGCAT ATCTTTGACGGTGAATCAACAGATAGTCCGGCGTTGCTGCGTTTAACTGGCAAACATTATCAAGATTTTGTGAGAAGCAGCACTGGCCCGTTCATGacagtttattttcaagttgCTGTTAATTCGACCGCACATCATGGTGGATTTAGAGCCTCCTACCAATCAGTACTTGCCCGGTCAGAGCCTGAAAATAAAGTAGGAACGGGTCTCTTACAGCGTGAACAAAAGGATCCTCGATAA